A genomic stretch from Methanobrevibacter sp. V74 includes:
- a CDS encoding tocopherol cyclase family protein, whose product MNKSDLKRDYYMLKGPLAKKGYDWWWHSLTAYNKKTGEERPFFIEYFVCNPALAEEEPTLGQLPENQKTGKKPSYCMIKAGTWGKNPKQIHNFYSMKYFNCPDDELNIQVGDCSLTETHMSGFARVSEEDAKNHPEYMCDAGDMMWDLDIDKQITFNVGYGASSIFRKLNSFEMFWHAEGIKTQYSGTIWLDGEEYEVIPEKSYGYADKNWGGDFTSPWLWISSCNMASLISGKKLNNSAFEAGGGRPKAFGIEIPRKLLIGFYYEGTMYEYNFARFWNLVKINFDFEEGDEVHSWHVNASNKNSKMELVLYCKRDEMMLFNYEAPDGQKRHNRLWNGGNGWGELKLYKKDGTLIDHVKIENAGCEYGGMMTNDIL is encoded by the coding sequence ATGAATAAAAGTGATTTGAAAAGAGATTATTATATGCTCAAAGGACCACTTGCTAAAAAAGGTTATGATTGGTGGTGGCATTCTTTAACGGCTTACAATAAGAAAACTGGTGAAGAAAGACCATTTTTTATAGAATACTTTGTATGTAATCCAGCATTAGCTGAAGAAGAACCAACACTCGGACAATTGCCGGAAAACCAAAAAACAGGTAAAAAACCATCATATTGCATGATTAAAGCGGGAACTTGGGGTAAAAACCCTAAACAGATTCACAATTTTTACTCAATGAAATACTTTAACTGTCCTGATGATGAGTTAAATATTCAGGTGGGGGATTGTAGTTTAACAGAAACTCATATGAGTGGATTTGCAAGAGTTTCTGAAGAAGATGCTAAAAATCACCCGGAATACATGTGTGATGCTGGAGATATGATGTGGGATTTAGACATCGATAAGCAAATCACTTTTAATGTTGGATATGGTGCTAGTTCAATATTTAGAAAATTAAATTCATTCGAAATGTTTTGGCATGCTGAAGGAATCAAAACTCAATACAGTGGAACTATTTGGTTGGATGGGGAGGAATATGAAGTAATTCCTGAAAAATCATATGGTTATGCTGATAAAAACTGGGGAGGGGATTTTACCTCTCCATGGTTATGGATTTCATCATGCAATATGGCCAGTCTTATATCTGGTAAAAAATTAAATAATTCTGCATTTGAGGCAGGTGGTGGAAGACCAAAAGCATTTGGTATTGAAATTCCACGTAAATTGCTTATTGGATTTTATTATGAAGGCACTATGTATGAATACAATTTTGCAAGATTCTGGAATCTTGTAAAAATCAATTTTGACTTTGAAGAGGGAGATGAAGTTCACAGTTGGCATGTTAATGCAAGTAATAAAAACTCTAAAATGGAGTTAGTTCTTTATTGTAAACGTGATGAAATGATGTTATTTAATTATGAAGCTCCAGATGGTCAAAAGAGACATAATCGATTATGGAATGGTGGAAATGGTTGGGGTGAACTCAAATTATATAAAAAAGATGGAACTTTAATCGACCATGTAAAAATCGAAAATGCCGGATGTGAATATGGGGGTATGATGACGAATGATATTCTTTGA
- a CDS encoding Ig-like domain repeat protein: protein MNFNKRLVVLSFLLIIFLFMGSVMAVDGNMDNNLTTDSSNINLEVNQDDDILNEDLKNNDDVLGSVSENNFTLSSSKTWVVDEVEENHNEMTDSTIQLAINKAGAGDTIIVNGKSYVHCHFVIDKKLTILSNVGTTMKVCPSNTQGSGHHGIFYISPSASGTVIEGFSINNDVSNADDYGVFVNGASDVIIRNCTIVHRGSSDAIRFENAKNSLVENVTLFNANNGIRIVDCQGFNVKNSSIKNSKIGVKIINSISTSVAYNDISGNTVSGIAFSGNGKHLTVNYNNITSNLNGINLTCSNYAYILSNYIAFNTNNGVYVDYNITKIEIKGNFFNQNHLWEVFNDFHVLNINDVSLKNVESLEVITNNYMINYGGGGTADIDRPVWTQIYEYNPNIGNYNYDESKDVYVYVGDGNGQYYGHQGIMYLGYVFEINEFVSCPNIYYSPAKIWSKSGNYELLLSNIKQIKKGIYSISIVDAKGNIATDLSSVPVTFYLNKVGNSVSPQEGEIYKTVMLVNGTATVRFYMDEFTQSGNVITAVFPTPGTTLDAKVSKTFNVKDSEIPGIPLNTSIKVYNLNTYPNSNQQIIATLVDQYGAAVAGEVLTFTINSKTCNVATDSNGQAKIKISESKVGNYTLKVKYEGDDVEYNGNTSSASVVVKKTATEMISYNLNMIPEKAEYFSITLKNAFGGVLTNQKVTFKVNGKTYTKTTNNKGVAKVKLRFNKNNKNYKIKITYKGSNKYASISKTNKIKVKYSSKTAKLITPKITIPPKIAKYYKIALKDGNSKGIAKQKVIIKINGKKFTKRTNSKGEIKIKVKFSKLKTYKVKAVYKGSKIYKKAVSNGKVKVDKTATSITAPSISMVPNEFKTYSVTLKANNKAFAKQRLTIKVNGNTYVKTTDSKGQASVGLNFDGENTYAVNVVYKGNKIYKASKATGKVTVSKVASRITSYDKTYSKNSQKDYRITLKDKSGNAIPSQSVMFKINNRSYNKTTDSKGVANIGLDSLEEGSFDIVTTFGGTYKYKSISKTNKIKVSGKLNTVFVDNNLPNSEIQSILDGASNGSDVEFLGDNYSSIALTINNALNVYSSQNTTLTAKTNTPVFAISGNNINISGFIIRGNSDSAISVNNGDNVHIYGNNISNMLDESKMRSYLNATVNMPGCGVEISNSRNVAISNNTINLFESGIFAEYSSNLLVNNNTLKENNYGIKYGYGVANTEILYNEITDQIGLYIMTVPEGPSGYGIFFNNSAVNVTVNHNHIYSNHLGISLDANHTTGIVITQNTITDNVLEGIRFNAGYDLALNAVEPHVTDNAIYRNARGPSMMILGELSANPEGIYGNGLYNDGDKLQLEANWYGTNNLVTWDYDAGVIGYGTMCPRINTTNIIFNMTRNSHDSYSIVFYKNGELASNLPEFDMYATLNKENESAVEVIFNVVNGVGTFALDSQNYIAGNNTIDISIGSLFYSTSRVFKVTYSYEFINDG from the coding sequence ATGAATTTTAATAAAAGGTTAGTTGTGTTGTCATTTTTATTAATTATATTTTTATTCATGGGGTCTGTCATGGCAGTTGATGGGAATATGGATAATAATTTAACTACTGATTCATCTAATATTAATTTAGAGGTGAATCAGGATGATGACATATTAAATGAAGACTTAAAAAATAATGATGATGTGTTGGGCAGTGTTAGTGAAAATAATTTTACATTGTCTTCTTCTAAAACATGGGTTGTTGATGAAGTTGAAGAAAATCACAATGAGATGACGGATTCAACAATTCAACTTGCAATAAATAAGGCTGGTGCTGGAGATACAATTATTGTCAATGGAAAAAGTTATGTTCATTGCCATTTTGTAATTGATAAAAAGTTAACAATTCTAAGCAATGTTGGAACTACTATGAAGGTTTGTCCAAGCAATACTCAAGGTTCAGGACATCATGGGATATTTTACATATCTCCAAGTGCTAGTGGAACAGTTATAGAGGGTTTTTCAATCAATAATGATGTTTCAAATGCAGATGATTATGGCGTTTTTGTAAATGGAGCATCTGATGTTATAATAAGAAATTGTACAATTGTCCACAGGGGTTCTTCAGATGCTATAAGGTTTGAAAATGCAAAAAATTCTTTAGTTGAAAATGTGACTCTTTTTAATGCTAACAATGGAATTAGAATTGTTGATTGTCAGGGATTCAATGTAAAAAATTCCAGCATTAAAAATTCAAAAATTGGAGTTAAAATAATCAATTCCATATCAACATCGGTTGCCTATAACGATATTTCCGGCAATACAGTTTCGGGAATTGCATTTTCAGGAAATGGTAAACATTTAACTGTAAATTATAATAATATTACAAGTAATCTTAATGGAATTAATTTGACTTGTTCTAACTATGCATATATTTTAAGTAATTACATCGCTTTCAATACAAATAATGGAGTTTATGTTGATTATAACATTACAAAAATCGAAATTAAAGGAAATTTCTTTAATCAGAATCATTTATGGGAAGTTTTCAATGATTTCCATGTTTTGAATATAAATGATGTATCTCTTAAGAATGTAGAAAGTTTAGAAGTAATTACAAACAATTATATGATTAACTATGGTGGAGGAGGTACTGCAGATATTGATAGGCCGGTTTGGACTCAGATTTATGAATATAATCCTAATATAGGGAATTATAATTACGATGAAAGTAAAGACGTTTATGTATATGTTGGAGATGGCAATGGCCAATATTACGGTCATCAGGGAATAATGTATTTAGGTTATGTATTTGAAATAAATGAATTTGTAAGTTGCCCGAATATTTATTACTCTCCAGCTAAAATATGGTCAAAAAGTGGAAACTATGAACTCCTATTAAGCAATATTAAACAAATTAAAAAAGGAATTTATTCAATTTCAATTGTAGATGCAAAAGGCAATATTGCAACTGACTTGAGCTCTGTTCCAGTAACATTTTATCTTAATAAGGTTGGAAATAGCGTTTCTCCTCAAGAGGGGGAGATTTATAAAACTGTAATGCTGGTTAATGGAACTGCAACTGTCAGATTTTATATGGATGAATTCACACAAAGCGGTAATGTTATAACGGCTGTTTTCCCAACACCTGGCACAACACTCGATGCTAAAGTATCAAAAACATTCAATGTTAAGGATTCTGAAATTCCGGGAATTCCATTAAACACTTCAATTAAAGTTTATAATTTAAACACCTATCCAAATTCAAATCAACAAATAATAGCTACATTAGTTGATCAATATGGAGCGGCTGTTGCTGGAGAAGTATTGACATTTACAATTAACTCGAAAACATGTAATGTTGCAACTGACAGTAATGGTCAAGCTAAAATAAAAATCTCTGAGTCAAAAGTGGGAAATTATACTCTGAAAGTAAAATACGAAGGGGATGATGTGGAATATAATGGCAATACTTCATCTGCCAGTGTTGTCGTTAAAAAAACAGCTACTGAAATGATTTCTTATAATTTGAATATGATTCCTGAAAAGGCTGAATATTTCTCAATTACTCTAAAAAATGCATTCGGTGGAGTATTAACTAATCAAAAAGTTACATTCAAAGTCAATGGCAAAACTTACACCAAAACCACTAATAATAAGGGTGTTGCAAAAGTCAAACTCAGATTTAATAAAAACAATAAAAATTATAAAATTAAAATCACTTACAAAGGATCCAACAAATACGCTTCAATCTCAAAAACAAATAAAATCAAAGTTAAATATTCTTCAAAAACCGCCAAGTTGATAACTCCAAAGATAACTATTCCTCCAAAAATCGCTAAATATTATAAAATTGCATTGAAAGATGGAAATTCAAAAGGAATAGCTAAACAAAAAGTTATTATTAAAATCAATGGCAAAAAATTCACTAAAAGGACTAATTCTAAAGGCGAGATTAAAATAAAAGTCAAATTTAGTAAATTAAAAACTTATAAAGTAAAAGCAGTTTATAAAGGAAGTAAAATATATAAAAAGGCTGTTTCTAATGGTAAAGTTAAAGTGGATAAAACAGCTACTTCAATCACTGCTCCCAGTATTTCTATGGTTCCTAATGAATTTAAAACATATTCTGTTACTTTAAAAGCAAATAATAAAGCATTCGCCAAACAAAGATTAACAATCAAAGTCAATGGTAACACTTATGTTAAAACCACTGATTCAAAAGGCCAAGCTAGTGTAGGTCTTAATTTTGATGGTGAAAATACATATGCCGTAAATGTCGTGTATAAAGGAAATAAAATTTACAAAGCTTCAAAAGCTACTGGAAAAGTCACTGTTTCAAAAGTAGCAAGTCGAATTACAAGTTATGATAAAACTTACTCTAAAAATAGTCAAAAAGATTATCGAATAACATTAAAGGACAAATCAGGTAATGCAATTCCAAGTCAATCTGTCATGTTTAAGATTAATAACCGAAGTTACAATAAAACTACAGATTCAAAGGGTGTAGCCAATATTGGTCTTGATAGTTTGGAAGAAGGTTCATTTGATATTGTAACCACTTTTGGAGGTACTTACAAATATAAATCAATTTCTAAAACTAATAAAATTAAGGTTTCTGGTAAATTAAACACAGTATTTGTTGATAACAATCTTCCAAATTCCGAAATTCAAAGTATTTTGGATGGTGCTTCAAATGGATCTGATGTTGAATTTTTAGGAGATAATTATTCATCCATTGCTTTAACTATTAATAATGCATTAAATGTTTATTCATCTCAAAATACTACATTAACTGCAAAAACAAATACTCCTGTATTTGCAATCTCGGGAAATAATATTAATATTAGCGGATTTATAATTCGGGGAAACTCTGATAGTGCAATATCTGTTAATAATGGAGATAATGTGCATATTTATGGGAACAATATTTCAAATATGTTGGACGAATCAAAAATGAGAAGTTATCTTAATGCAACAGTTAATATGCCTGGGTGCGGTGTTGAAATTTCCAATTCGCGTAATGTAGCTATAAGCAACAACACTATTAATTTGTTTGAAAGTGGAATCTTTGCTGAATACTCTTCAAATTTATTGGTCAATAATAATACTCTCAAAGAAAATAATTACGGTATTAAATATGGTTATGGTGTTGCAAATACCGAGATTCTCTACAATGAAATCACCGATCAAATTGGATTGTATATTATGACAGTTCCTGAAGGTCCAAGCGGCTATGGAATATTTTTCAATAATTCTGCTGTAAATGTAACTGTTAATCATAATCATATTTATTCAAATCATCTTGGCATTTCTCTTGATGCTAATCACACAACAGGTATTGTGATTACTCAAAACACCATAACTGATAATGTGTTAGAGGGCATTAGATTTAATGCAGGTTATGATTTAGCTCTAAATGCAGTTGAACCTCATGTAACTGATAATGCAATTTATAGAAATGCACGTGGTCCAAGCATGATGATTTTAGGTGAGTTAAGTGCAAATCCTGAAGGAATCTATGGAAATGGTTTATATAATGATGGGGATAAATTACAACTTGAAGCAAACTGGTATGGTACAAATAATTTGGTTACTTGGGATTATGATGCTGGCGTGATTGGTTATGGAACAATGTGTCCGAGAATTAATACTACAAACATCATTTTTAACATGACCCGTAACTCTCATGATAGTTACAGCATTGTCTTTTATAAAAATGGAGAATTGGCATCAAATCTTCCAGAGTTTGATATGTATGCAACATTAAATAAAGAAAATGAGAGTGCTGTTGAAGTTATTTTCAATGTAGTTAATGGAGTAGGCACATTTGCTTTAGACTCACAGAACTATATTGCTGGAAATAACACTATTGATATTTCCATTGGGTCTTTATTTTATTCTACATCAAGAGTATTTAAAGTAACCTATTCCTATGAGTTCATAAATGATGGGTGA
- a CDS encoding transposase, with amino-acid sequence MSTNPYLSKKIALYLNIELIYLPPYSPHLNPIEQIWRQIKKEIKHYYLKSKEFLQELTIKTYNESISGTKVYDKWLETFIPKV; translated from the coding sequence ATGTCCACAAATCCGTATTTATCAAAAAAAATAGCATTATATCTTAATATTGAACTAATATACCTTCCACCATACTCTCCTCACCTAAATCCAATCGAACAAATATGGAGACAAATTAAAAAAGAAATAAAACATTATTACCTTAAATCAAAAGAATTTCTACAAGAATTAACTATAAAAACATATAATGAATCGATTTCTGGAACAAAAGTTTATGACAAATGGCTCGAAACATTTATACCAAAAGTTTAG
- a CDS encoding DUF3021 domain-containing protein encodes MNISDLIKHLALGAFICLLAVVLISLHAGPQNISFSGTELINLFLGGIVIGWAFSLSGFIYEKENLTMPLQVIFQMLIGMTVLFLVAIYLKWMPTNLGVGPVITWILIACVFAAISWCGFYIYYYLLARSLNKKIVNK; translated from the coding sequence ATGAATATTTCAGATTTAATTAAACATTTGGCATTAGGTGCTTTTATTTGTCTTTTAGCAGTTGTTTTAATATCTCTTCATGCAGGGCCTCAAAATATTAGTTTTTCAGGTACTGAATTGATTAATTTGTTCCTTGGGGGCATTGTTATTGGTTGGGCATTTTCTTTAAGTGGATTCATATATGAAAAAGAAAATCTTACCATGCCTTTGCAGGTAATTTTCCAAATGCTTATAGGAATGACTGTATTGTTTTTAGTTGCAATATATTTAAAGTGGATGCCTACTAATTTAGGTGTTGGTCCAGTAATAACATGGATTTTAATTGCATGTGTATTTGCGGCTATTTCATGGTGTGGTTTTTATATATATTATTACTTACTTGCGAGAAGCTTAAATAAAAAAATTGTAAATAAGTAA
- a CDS encoding cupin domain-containing protein, with product MDERVYDILEFAIEGKEAVKTVFYSTDSTSGSVWCVKPGQEVACHTHNNSDDIWICIQGKGVFYPEVGDHIPIKKGQVAVTPKGLCHGATNTGDEDFIFVSIVAPVPADYNPL from the coding sequence ATGGATGAAAGAGTATATGATATTTTAGAATTTGCAATTGAAGGAAAAGAAGCAGTAAAAACAGTATTCTATTCAACAGATTCAACAAGTGGGTCTGTATGGTGTGTAAAACCAGGTCAGGAAGTAGCTTGTCACACTCACAACAATTCCGATGATATTTGGATTTGTATTCAGGGGAAAGGAGTATTCTACCCTGAAGTTGGAGATCATATTCCAATTAAAAAAGGTCAAGTTGCAGTAACTCCTAAAGGACTTTGTCATGGAGCTACTAATACTGGTGATGAAGACTTTATTTTTGTAAGTATTGTTGCACCGGTTCCGGCAGATTATAATCCATTATAA
- a CDS encoding winged helix-turn-helix domain-containing protein has protein sequence MSGKSKINVFNKMTKIALDEEISNCVAYHRYYQRLIAVKIVSEGNTITNTANILENPTKQFTDGLKHVNLIGLESLKPSFSGGRPSKLTYDQLIELDKLIEKTPNMSMKDVHKLVNEKFNVNYSLKQIGKIIKKLGYNYSKAYPKFSKSPGC, from the coding sequence ATGTCTGGAAAATCTAAAATTAATGTTTTTAACAAAATGACAAAAATCGCTTTGGATGAAGAAATCAGCAATTGTGTGGCTTACCATAGGTATTATCAAAGGCTAATTGCAGTCAAAATAGTTAGTGAAGGAAATACCATAACTAATACCGCAAATATATTGGAAAATCCTACCAAACAGTTCACAGATGGATTAAAACATGTGAATCTGATAGGATTAGAAAGTTTAAAACCATCTTTTAGTGGTGGAAGACCATCAAAATTAACTTATGATCAACTAATTGAATTAGATAAACTCATTGAAAAAACACCCAATATGTCAATGAAAGACGTACATAAACTTGTTAATGAAAAATTCAATGTAAATTATAGTTTAAAGCAAATAGGAAAAATTATAAAGAAATTAGGATACAATTATAGCAAAGCATATCCTAAATTTTCAAAATCCCCTGGATGCTGA
- a CDS encoding diacylglycerol/polyprenol kinase family protein, with product MVLKTRPEVSRKFLHIMIGNMIFAMPFFSDPWVMVWFLTLPITIVLFFLTEYSPIKIDNSVTESGHALGLFFYAGIWTLLIAIYSMLSPANDFKFFIWIVALAIVPMVYGDGFAALIGQKFGKIKYKVFGGTKSIEGSLTMFVVTNVMSVFVWMVFVSIGCTMPEFNIVNIIMISLVATLCEAFSYGGIDNLTVPAITSILYYLVAVL from the coding sequence ATGGTTTTAAAGACTAGGCCTGAAGTTTCACGTAAATTTTTACATATTATGATAGGTAACATGATATTTGCAATGCCATTTTTCTCAGATCCATGGGTAATGGTTTGGTTTTTAACACTTCCTATCACAATAGTGCTATTCTTCTTAACAGAATATTCTCCAATTAAAATTGACAATAGTGTAACCGAATCCGGACATGCTTTAGGGTTATTTTTTTATGCAGGAATATGGACTTTATTAATTGCAATATATTCTATGCTTTCACCAGCAAATGATTTTAAATTCTTTATTTGGATTGTTGCTTTAGCAATAGTTCCAATGGTATATGGTGATGGATTTGCAGCATTAATTGGTCAAAAATTTGGTAAAATCAAATACAAGGTATTTGGAGGTACAAAATCCATTGAAGGATCACTTACAATGTTTGTTGTAACAAATGTAATGAGTGTATTTGTGTGGATGGTTTTCGTTTCAATTGGATGTACAATGCCTGAATTTAATATTGTTAATATAATTATGATTTCATTAGTTGCAACGCTCTGTGAAGCATTTAGTTATGGTGGAATTGATAATTTGACAGTTCCAGCAATAACTTCTATTTTGTATTATTTAGTAGCTGTATTATAA
- a CDS encoding right-handed parallel beta-helix repeat-containing protein, whose product MINKKVIIALLVLVLLTINFSAANEVDNLTSDDSPTSIDWDVLKTSDVIETTLKTSGQINTRITVNSTVDFDVVGDYFKVKLTDADNKALKNTKITFTVNGVSYNKNTDSNGIASFQIRLNDGTYKIVSKFAGNSNYKSSSITTKITMDNTREVASGLSSSEIQQIIDNAKINNVILFEGSSYSDINLIITKSLILLSNVDTTLTSSTNPVITVKGKSASLTTVKGFKIKCGGDGISLRDVDYVKIINNDIASGGEGIVAVGTKYLNISKNDISKNTKSGISLADSTYTYIFNNNIRNNGENGIQIAKSSQVYIHGNTISNNNQNGVYLAKKINGVNYGRGPDNIYLTKNTISKNDYNGVHVYNARNNIQIKGNSIKSNTKSGISITSIGSNSIQSNVIADNAYVGIKFNDDYVKPKNQDISYNAIIGNGHREVEAKETYYSENGQRLDIGDNWYGGAGVICPKIKSNNLKFTVSQIGTNTFQATFTDSNGNIASLLPDRTLSYWIDNGHKVTMTISGGAATFNVDFSNGVIVKTTVDDARVNNAYDSNSKSTSKPINGQTTKYSYSNIPHYQLYEDIGKEYGNGEGGSGQGSSNGNNDNVENSTRSQKQDLSNNVKNQENHVSQNYETQDTTFQDSGYGGSSDESISGSQSRSVVKQILLDEDDFFRVTGMSFIILLIILTVAFYYRDDIKELNSKR is encoded by the coding sequence ATGATAAATAAAAAGGTTATTATTGCATTGCTTGTGTTGGTTTTATTAACAATAAATTTTAGTGCGGCTAATGAAGTTGATAACTTAACTAGTGATGATTCGCCAACCAGCATTGATTGGGATGTATTAAAAACAAGTGATGTAATTGAAACAACCCTTAAAACTTCAGGTCAGATAAATACACGAATTACAGTTAACAGTACAGTTGATTTTGATGTTGTTGGAGATTACTTTAAAGTTAAATTAACAGACGCGGATAATAAAGCTTTAAAAAATACTAAAATCACATTCACTGTAAATGGAGTTAGCTATAACAAAAATACGGATTCAAATGGAATAGCCTCTTTTCAAATTAGGTTAAATGATGGCACATACAAAATTGTTTCTAAATTTGCGGGAAATTCTAACTACAAATCTTCATCCATTACAACTAAAATCACAATGGATAATACTCGTGAAGTTGCAAGTGGGTTAAGCAGCTCGGAAATCCAACAAATAATAGATAATGCAAAAATAAACAATGTAATATTATTTGAAGGTTCAAGTTATTCAGATATCAATCTTATAATCACCAAAAGTTTAATATTATTAAGCAATGTTGACACTACCTTAACAAGTTCCACAAATCCTGTGATTACAGTTAAAGGAAAAAGCGCATCCCTTACTACAGTCAAAGGATTCAAAATTAAATGCGGTGGTGATGGAATTAGTCTCAGAGATGTGGATTATGTAAAAATCATTAATAATGATATTGCTTCAGGTGGTGAAGGTATCGTGGCAGTAGGAACAAAGTATCTAAATATTTCCAAAAATGATATTTCCAAAAACACTAAAAGTGGAATAAGTCTTGCTGATTCAACTTATACTTATATTTTCAATAATAATATTAGGAATAATGGTGAAAACGGTATTCAAATAGCAAAATCTAGTCAAGTCTATATTCATGGAAATACTATTTCAAATAATAATCAAAACGGTGTTTATTTAGCTAAAAAGATCAATGGTGTAAATTATGGCCGTGGTCCGGATAACATATATTTAACTAAAAACACTATTTCGAAAAATGATTATAATGGAGTTCATGTTTATAATGCCAGAAATAACATCCAGATTAAAGGCAATTCCATAAAATCTAATACTAAAAGTGGTATTTCAATAACTTCTATTGGAAGCAACTCTATTCAATCTAATGTAATTGCAGATAATGCATATGTAGGAATTAAATTCAATGACGACTATGTAAAACCTAAAAATCAGGATATTAGTTATAATGCAATCATTGGTAATGGACATCGTGAAGTTGAAGCTAAAGAAACTTATTATAGTGAAAATGGTCAACGATTGGACATTGGGGATAATTGGTATGGGGGTGCTGGAGTAATTTGCCCTAAAATCAAATCAAACAACCTTAAATTTACTGTATCACAAATAGGAACTAATACATTCCAAGCTACTTTTACAGACTCGAACGGAAATATTGCAAGCTTGCTTCCAGATAGAACTTTATCCTATTGGATTGACAACGGCCATAAAGTTACAATGACAATTAGTGGAGGGGCTGCAACATTCAATGTCGATTTTTCAAATGGAGTCATTGTTAAAACCACTGTGGATGATGCTAGGGTGAATAATGCATATGATTCTAATAGCAAATCTACTTCTAAACCCATTAATGGTCAAACAACCAAATATTCCTATTCAAATATTCCCCATTATCAACTTTATGAGGATATAGGTAAAGAATATGGGAATGGTGAGGGTGGTTCAGGACAGGGTTCTAGTAATGGGAATAATGATAATGTGGAAAACAGTACTCGCAGTCAAAAACAAGATTTGAGTAATAATGTTAAAAACCAAGAAAATCATGTTTCACAAAATTATGAAACACAAGACACTACTTTTCAAGATAGTGGTTACGGAGGAAGTTCCGATGAGAGTATTTCGGGTTCTCAATCCAGATCTGTTGTAAAGCAAATATTGCTTGATGAAGATGATTTCTTTAGAGTCACCGGCATGTCATTCATAATATTGCTAATAATATTAACTGTTGCTTTTTATTATCGTGATGATATTAAAGAATTGAATTCCAAAAGATAA
- a CDS encoding LytTR family DNA-binding domain-containing protein has product MFRVEDKQVNVYTQNNQYQIKKPLYQVEEDLPSDFIRISKTTIVNLKRIKRVAPSLKGMMFIELKNGLKDNISRKYLPDFKKALDL; this is encoded by the coding sequence ATGTTTCGCGTGGAGGATAAGCAAGTTAATGTTTACACGCAAAACAATCAATATCAAATCAAAAAGCCATTATATCAAGTGGAGGAGGATTTGCCTTCAGATTTCATAAGAATTTCAAAAACAACTATTGTTAATTTGAAAAGAATTAAAAGGGTTGCTCCTTCACTTAAAGGAATGATGTTTATTGAACTTAAAAATGGCTTAAAGGATAACATCTCTAGAAAATATTTGCCTGATTTTAAAAAGGCTTTGGATTTATAG
- a CDS encoding 2TM domain-containing protein produces MSDSRARAEERVDKKIKFYRNLKAYLIVNAILAVINGFSSPSFWWVVFPLFFWGIGVLVDFLKAFVFVDGFDDEEYRERKIQEEMEKLSD; encoded by the coding sequence ATGTCGGATTCACGTGCAAGAGCTGAAGAGCGAGTTGATAAAAAAATTAAATTTTATAGAAATCTTAAAGCATATTTAATTGTTAATGCAATTTTAGCAGTTATTAACGGGTTTTCATCACCAAGTTTTTGGTGGGTAGTATTCCCATTATTTTTCTGGGGAATCGGAGTTTTAGTTGATTTCTTAAAAGCATTTGTATTTGTTGATGGTTTTGATGATGAGGAATACAGAGAACGTAAGATACAGGAAGAAATGGAAAAATTAAGTGATTAA